In Carassius carassius chromosome 27, fCarCar2.1, whole genome shotgun sequence, the sequence ATCGTttttattaaataggaaaataaaatAGTTTCATTTTCACTAATAGTATTAGATTTTTGACCTCTACTGTATAAATTAAGCATGGCAAAGTATTCAtgtaattactgaaaataaataaaaataaatacaattactgAAAAAACtctaatttaacacattttttgtttatttgatttatttatatagattAAATTTGAAAATCAATCTTGATTGAGGGCTGTGGGATGAAAGTAAAATTGTACATATAAGGACAAGTGTTTTGGAATATATgtctaataaatttaattaaaatgcttaaaattcaCAGCAAAAATTGAAAAAGTATATTGCCTACTGAAATTTGGCTGTTGTTGGATTTTGGAACTGACACATCTATCACTATAATCAGCCAAGTGGACAACAGTTTTCACCTAATGCCGATAATTTGAAAATGGGCAATTACCATGGCtgatactgtacagtatatcggACTTACACTACTCATGTTTGATGTTTTTGTCGATGAAATTAATCCTGACATTGCACATGCTGTGTAATCAAGTTTCTCTGTGAATTTTCGGTGCATCAAACTCTAAattgcttctcttttttttttttttcaggccatGGAACAAAAGGTGTGTTTGAGCTTCTGGCAGGCTGGAGAAGAACCAGAGAGAGTTTACCCTTCAAGGAGAGAGTGGCGGATGCATTCGCCGACGTGATGGTGTGCTACACCATGACTAGCTCGCTCTATATTATCACCTTCGGCATGGGTGCCAGCCCTTTCACCAACATCGAATCCGTGAAGGTTTTCTGCCAGAGCATGTGTGTAGCAATCTTGGTGAACTACTTCTACGTATTCTCATTCTACGGCTCCTGCCTGGTGTTTGCCGGGCAGCTGGAGCAAAACCGCTATCACAGTGTCTTCTGCTGCAAGATCCCCTCGGTGGAGTATCTGGACCGCCAGCCCACTTGGTTCAAGACCATGATGAGTGACGGCCACGATTTGTCAACGCACCACGACAGCGTACCGTACCAGAACCACTTCATTCAGCACTTCCTAAGGGAGCATTACACAGAATGGATTACCAACACCTACGTCAAGCCATTTGTGGTTATCCTCTACCTGATTTATGCCTCCTTTTCTTTCATGGGATGTTTACAAATCAGCGACGGCTCTAACATAATTAATCTGCTAGCTAGTAATTCGCCCAGTGTGTCATTCGCCCTGACCCAACAGAAATACTTTAGCAACTACAGTCCAGTGATCGGGTTTTACATCTACGAACCTATTGAGTATTGGAACGCCACGGTACAGGAGCACCTCAAGACACTGGGCCAGGGCTTTAATAAGATTTCATGGATCGATAATTACTTTCACTATCTGAGGGTCGTGAATGTCAGTGCGTCAACCAAAAGTGATTTCATCAACATCCTCAAGACTTCTTTTCTGAGGAGCCCAGAATATCAACACTTTGTGGACGACATAATTTTCTCCAAAAACGGAGACGAGTACGACATCATTGCGTCCAAGATGTACTTGGTGGCCAGAACGACCGAGAAGACCAGGGAGGAGGTCGTGGAGCTGCTGGAGAGACTTCGACCTCTCTCGCTCATAAACAGCATCAAGTTCATCGTTTTCAATCCGACGTTCGTGTTCATGGACCGCTACAGTTCCTCCATCATCTCCCCCATCCTAACGTCGGGTTTCAGCGTGCTCACTATTCTCATCCTCACCTTCTTCCTGGTCATTAACCCACTGGGGAACTTCTGGTTGATTTTGACTGTCACCTCCGTGGAACTGGGTGTCTTGGGTCTCATGACACTCTGGAATGTTGACATGGACAGCATCTCAATCCTGTGCCTTATTTATACTCTCAACTTTGCCATGGATCACTGTGCCCCCCACCTCTACACGTTCGTACTGGCCACTGAGCATACGCGGACTCAGTGCATCAAGATCTCTTTAGAGGAGCATGGGGCCGCCATTTTGCAGAACACCTCGTGTTTTGTAATTGGGATAATGCCTCTTCTCTTTGTGCCTTCTAACCTGACCTACACACTGTTCAAGTGCTCCCTTCTCACAGCAGGCTGCACAGTGCTGCACTGTTTCGTCATCCTACCGGTGTTTTTGACATTCTTTCCACCCTCTAAGAAGCGGCACAAGAAAAAGAAACGCGCCAAACGGAAAGAGCGGGAAAGAGAGAGGGagcgggagagggagagagaggaaatcgagtgcatcgAAGTCAGGGAAAACCCAGACCACGTGACCAATGTTTGATTGAAAGATGTGTATGAACGTAAGTGGTAAGAAATCAGCTCCCGTACACCAGGGGGCGACATCAGGCAGCACTTCACAGATCCAGAGGTGGCCAAGTATGGCACTCTCGCCCCTGGGGTGACCCTTGCGACCCCAGCAATCAACAACAGTGCTGTCCAGAGTTAAAAACCCCTTCTCACTCATTTCTTGTGTACCCTTTGTCTAGAACAGTGTATAACATCTGCAGCTGCTAGCCTATGTT encodes:
- the LOC132106608 gene encoding patched domain-containing protein 1, translating into MCFIGRTGASSAASCILRRMLRQVIHRGLKSSFYWLGLFVSRHPVFFLTVPAVLTIIFGSTVLSRFKPETDLEILVAPQHSLAKIERSLANSLFPIDQSKHKLYSDLHTPGRYGRLILLAKSGGNILELAEQVLQVHKKVLDMRVNYKGFNYTFAHLCVLSHRDKRCLLDDIITIFEDIRLAVLSNSTFAKVPVSYPNTTLKDGRVSFIGHQLGGVALPANSRDQQVKFARAIQITYYLRNLGPVVQDIISEKWESEFCKLVHQLATDSQELHIQSLTSFSLWRDFHKTGVLAKSEVLVSLVLVLLAATISSSMRDCLRGKPFLGLLGVLTICIANVTAAGIFFISDGKFNSTLLGIPFFAMGHGTKGVFELLAGWRRTRESLPFKERVADAFADVMVCYTMTSSLYIITFGMGASPFTNIESVKVFCQSMCVAILVNYFYVFSFYGSCLVFAGQLEQNRYHSVFCCKIPSVEYLDRQPTWFKTMMSDGHDLSTHHDSVPYQNHFIQHFLREHYTEWITNTYVKPFVVILYLIYASFSFMGCLQISDGSNIINLLASNSPSVSFALTQQKYFSNYSPVIGFYIYEPIEYWNATVQEHLKTLGQGFNKISWIDNYFHYLRVVNVSASTKSDFINILKTSFLRSPEYQHFVDDIIFSKNGDEYDIIASKMYLVARTTEKTREEVVELLERLRPLSLINSIKFIVFNPTFVFMDRYSSSIISPILTSGFSVLTILILTFFLVINPLGNFWLILTVTSVELGVLGLMTLWNVDMDSISILCLIYTLNFAMDHCAPHLYTFVLATEHTRTQCIKISLEEHGAAILQNTSCFVIGIMPLLFVPSNLTYTLFKCSLLTAGCTVLHCFVILPVFLTFFPPSKKRHKKKKRAKRKEREREREREREREEIECIEVRENPDHVTNV